A genomic stretch from Algoriphagus halophilus includes:
- a CDS encoding class I SAM-dependent methyltransferase has protein sequence MMKKSTIDEIRARFDQDVERFSNLDTGQLSTIDAQVSLELITEAAKRIVPHAKHVLDIGCGAGNYTLKMLSKLPHLHCTLVDLSLPMLQKAEERVKLVTQGKVTCIQEDIRIAELDDHGYDIILACAVLHHLRDDEDWESTFTKLYHLLKPGGCLMISDLITQENSILNDFTWERYGDYLEALVDKEYRQKVLAYVDKEDSPRSMTYQLELMKKVGFSSTEILHKNMCFGAFGGIK, from the coding sequence ATGATGAAAAAATCCACCATTGATGAAATAAGGGCCCGTTTTGATCAAGATGTAGAACGATTTTCAAATCTGGACACAGGGCAACTCTCTACCATTGATGCCCAGGTTTCACTTGAACTGATTACCGAGGCCGCTAAAAGAATCGTACCGCATGCAAAGCATGTGCTAGACATTGGATGTGGCGCAGGAAACTATACCTTAAAAATGCTTTCCAAGCTTCCGCATCTCCACTGTACTTTGGTGGATTTGAGTTTACCAATGCTCCAAAAAGCGGAGGAAAGAGTCAAACTAGTGACTCAAGGAAAAGTAACATGCATTCAGGAAGACATTCGTATTGCTGAACTGGATGATCACGGTTACGACATCATATTGGCATGTGCAGTTTTACACCATTTACGAGATGATGAAGATTGGGAAAGCACCTTTACAAAACTGTATCATTTACTCAAGCCCGGGGGATGCTTGATGATATCCGACTTGATCACTCAAGAAAACTCCATTTTGAATGATTTCACTTGGGAACGATACGGAGATTATTTAGAGGCGTTGGTGGATAAGGAATATCGTCAAAAAGTCCTTGCCTATGTGGACAAGGAAGATTCGCCAAGGTCTATGACTTATCAATTGGAATTAATGAAAAAGGTAGGTTTTAGCAGTACCGAAATTCTACATAAAAATATGTGCTTCGGCGCATTTGGAGGCATTAAATAA
- a CDS encoding mandelate racemase/muconate lactonizing enzyme family protein, which yields MNNKKSRRSFLQKGAALGLTGAGLLTNFGQGLQAAVHKQNQYSNPSDLKITDIKCGYVRGAVYVKIYTNQDVWGCGEAVDAIQGTYYLVKRLGNQLKGQNPLNPNRLAEQLRKGSFFGGAQSGIFVAVLTAIETALWDITGKVFNVPVYQLLGGKFRDKIRVYCDTALYASTNPTPDDYAAAARDAVSRGYNAVKFDVDNGRDPNKYDRFNWTANPAEIDRMYNAIAAVREEVGPNIDICVDMHGRYDAVTGLKMARMYEPLNLMWLEEPVPADNPEVYKHITQETSTPICAGENIYLAYGFTKLLSDGALDIIMPDLQKAGGLGEAQRIANLANLYYVPFSPHMVASFLGAMASCHVCASVPNFQIMEWQIYMDKDQLWKDIVTYDGPRTENSFITLSEKPGIGVEINEEGMKKHAVPGIPFFE from the coding sequence ATGAATAACAAAAAATCACGTAGATCATTCCTTCAAAAAGGTGCTGCTCTTGGATTAACCGGAGCAGGCTTATTGACCAATTTTGGCCAGGGTTTGCAAGCAGCAGTCCATAAACAAAATCAATATTCCAATCCTTCCGATTTGAAAATCACTGACATCAAATGTGGATATGTCCGCGGTGCTGTTTATGTGAAAATATATACCAATCAAGATGTTTGGGGTTGTGGTGAGGCGGTGGATGCCATTCAGGGGACTTATTACCTAGTCAAAAGACTGGGAAACCAACTGAAAGGACAAAACCCTTTAAACCCCAACCGGCTGGCTGAACAACTTCGAAAAGGTTCTTTTTTTGGTGGAGCCCAATCAGGGATTTTTGTGGCTGTCCTAACTGCCATTGAAACGGCTCTTTGGGACATAACAGGCAAGGTATTCAATGTTCCGGTATACCAATTATTAGGAGGAAAGTTCCGGGATAAAATACGTGTGTATTGCGATACTGCTCTTTATGCCTCAACCAACCCCACGCCGGATGATTATGCAGCAGCGGCTAGAGATGCTGTTTCCCGAGGCTATAATGCCGTAAAATTTGATGTGGATAACGGTAGGGATCCAAACAAATATGATCGATTCAATTGGACCGCAAATCCTGCTGAGATAGACAGAATGTACAATGCCATCGCAGCAGTTAGGGAGGAGGTAGGTCCCAACATTGATATTTGTGTGGACATGCATGGAAGGTACGATGCAGTCACAGGGTTGAAAATGGCTAGAATGTATGAGCCTTTGAACCTGATGTGGTTAGAGGAACCGGTTCCAGCAGATAACCCTGAAGTTTATAAGCACATTACGCAAGAGACAAGCACTCCAATTTGTGCCGGAGAGAATATCTACCTCGCTTATGGCTTCACCAAACTGTTGTCAGATGGTGCGCTGGATATCATCATGCCTGATTTACAAAAGGCGGGTGGATTGGGAGAAGCCCAACGCATCGCAAATTTGGCCAACCTGTACTATGTGCCGTTTTCACCCCATATGGTGGCCTCTTTCCTAGGTGCGATGGCCAGCTGCCATGTTTGTGCTTCAGTTCCCAACTTTCAAATTATGGAATGGCAGATCTACATGGACAAGGATCAACTTTGGAAAGATATCGTGACCTACGATGGTCCAAGAACCGAAAATAGCTTTATCACACTCTCTGAAAAGCCTGGTATTGGAGTAGAGATCAACGAAGAAGGAATGAAAAAGCATGCGGTTCCGGGGATTCCCTTTTTTGAATAG
- a CDS encoding RraA family protein, with amino-acid sequence MIKKISLTLSLLILIVSGVFAQQISKEEMLFLTQKWTGERFEDGRPKVSDDILRRMKEVTHDEAWAVMKNEGYRYQYADGWGLMINPDSVLVGRALTATFMPGRPDIHDAIDERGKKEGKRGQNSWPVDLLVPGDVYVVDQFGIHNGGPTIGDNVGNAIYAKSGNGIIYDGAIRDIVGLKEIGSFTSYVSSYHPSHHNQPGDLNTMLIGINKPTRIHQVTVMAGDVVLGRDGGVSFIPAHLAEKVVVTSEVVRLRDMFGHQRIREGKYTAGQIDTRWSDEIEKDFSQWLNDHIDELPIAREQIQEILKKRTW; translated from the coding sequence ATGATCAAAAAAATCTCACTCACCCTTTCTCTATTAATACTGATTGTTTCGGGAGTATTTGCCCAACAAATATCAAAAGAAGAGATGCTCTTTCTGACCCAGAAGTGGACAGGAGAACGATTTGAGGATGGTCGTCCAAAAGTATCCGATGACATTTTAAGAAGAATGAAAGAAGTTACCCATGATGAAGCTTGGGCTGTGATGAAGAACGAGGGGTATCGATATCAATATGCAGATGGCTGGGGATTAATGATTAACCCAGATAGTGTTTTGGTAGGAAGGGCCTTGACAGCCACTTTCATGCCCGGTCGACCTGATATCCATGATGCGATTGACGAGCGTGGAAAAAAGGAGGGGAAACGTGGTCAGAATTCATGGCCTGTGGATCTTTTGGTGCCAGGGGATGTCTATGTGGTGGATCAGTTTGGAATTCATAATGGCGGTCCTACCATTGGGGATAATGTCGGAAATGCCATCTATGCCAAGTCCGGAAACGGGATTATTTATGATGGAGCAATCCGAGACATCGTAGGATTAAAGGAAATTGGTTCTTTTACTTCCTATGTATCCAGTTATCACCCATCCCATCACAATCAACCCGGTGACTTAAATACCATGCTGATTGGTATCAATAAGCCAACTAGAATTCACCAAGTTACTGTTATGGCCGGAGATGTGGTGTTGGGTAGAGATGGAGGAGTTTCCTTTATTCCAGCTCATTTGGCCGAAAAAGTAGTGGTTACCTCAGAGGTAGTTCGACTAAGAGATATGTTTGGCCATCAGCGGATAAGAGAAGGGAAATACACAGCAGGTCAAATAGATACCAGATGGTCTGATGAGATTGAAAAAGACTTTTCCCAATGGTTGAATGACCATATTGATGAATTACCGATCGCAAGAGAACAGATACAAGAGATCCTAAAGAAAAGAACCTGGTAA
- a CDS encoding mandelate racemase/muconate lactonizing enzyme family protein, with protein MKNTLKELIEKNKIREQQYIAQRQAEIDNPLTKDNRRDFLKKTALGGLSLSALMGLSIEDTMAETTKNVRRASAPSDLKITDLRYAHTAVMGGTAILRIDTNQGIYGLGEVRDGADPKYALMLKSRILGENPCNVEKIFKIIKQFGGQSRQAGGVCGVEMALWDLCGKAYNVPAWQLLGGRYRDSIRLYADTPEASSPEEQMKLIKYRTEEQGYTWLKMDVSIGEIMDIPGCIVNQEIFKQGRSQWQGGYMSYANTAHPFTGVQITEKGLDELAKIVDHVRGMVGYEIPLSTDHYGHFDLNNCIRLGQALDKYRLAWLEDMVPWQMWEQHKTITTALNTPTTTGEDIYLLQHFKDLIDNHAVDIVHPDLASSGGLLETKRIADYAEEKGISMAMHQAGTPVSFMANVHCAAATQNFLALEHHSVDVPWWEDMVTMTGGGKMIDKGYAPVPLDAPGLGIDLNEEVVKAHLHPSDQSYFAPTDMWNEKRSHDRTYS; from the coding sequence ATGAAAAATACCCTTAAAGAACTCATTGAAAAGAATAAAATCAGAGAGCAGCAATATATTGCCCAACGTCAAGCGGAAATTGACAACCCTCTGACAAAAGATAATAGGAGAGATTTTTTGAAGAAGACGGCTTTGGGAGGGCTGAGCCTTTCAGCTCTTATGGGACTGAGTATCGAAGATACCATGGCTGAAACCACCAAAAATGTCCGTAGGGCATCGGCACCCTCTGATTTGAAAATTACAGATTTACGATATGCACATACGGCGGTCATGGGCGGTACAGCTATTCTTAGAATAGATACTAACCAAGGAATTTATGGGCTAGGAGAGGTGAGAGATGGAGCAGATCCAAAATATGCCTTGATGCTGAAGAGTAGGATTTTGGGAGAAAACCCATGTAATGTGGAAAAGATATTCAAAATCATCAAGCAATTTGGTGGTCAATCGCGTCAGGCAGGAGGGGTATGTGGGGTTGAGATGGCCTTGTGGGATCTTTGCGGAAAAGCGTATAATGTTCCAGCTTGGCAGTTGTTAGGTGGAAGATATCGAGATTCCATTAGGTTGTATGCAGACACTCCTGAAGCAAGTTCTCCAGAGGAGCAGATGAAGCTTATTAAATATAGAACAGAGGAGCAAGGCTATACCTGGCTAAAAATGGATGTTTCCATTGGTGAAATCATGGATATTCCCGGATGTATTGTCAACCAAGAGATTTTCAAACAAGGGAGAAGCCAGTGGCAAGGAGGGTACATGTCTTATGCGAACACGGCCCATCCTTTTACGGGAGTCCAAATCACAGAGAAAGGCTTGGACGAACTTGCCAAGATAGTGGATCATGTCAGGGGAATGGTAGGTTATGAAATACCACTTTCTACTGATCACTATGGACATTTCGATTTGAACAATTGTATCAGATTAGGTCAAGCATTGGATAAATACAGACTTGCCTGGCTTGAGGATATGGTGCCATGGCAAATGTGGGAGCAACACAAGACCATTACCACTGCTCTGAATACTCCTACTACAACAGGAGAAGATATTTATCTCCTTCAGCACTTCAAAGATTTGATTGACAATCATGCAGTAGATATCGTGCACCCTGATCTGGCTTCTTCCGGAGGTCTTTTGGAAACCAAACGAATTGCGGACTATGCCGAAGAAAAAGGGATTTCCATGGCCATGCATCAGGCAGGAACTCCTGTATCTTTTATGGCCAATGTGCATTGTGCAGCTGCCACACAGAATTTCCTTGCCTTAGAGCACCATTCGGTAGATGTACCTTGGTGGGAAGATATGGTCACTATGACCGGAGGAGGAAAAATGATTGACAAAGGGTACGCACCAGTTCCTTTGGACGCTCCTGGTTTGGGGATTGATTTAAATGAGGAAGTGGTGAAAGCCCATTTACATCCTTCAGATCAATCCTATTTTGCTCCTACTGACATGTGGAACGAAAAACGTTCTCATGATAGAACTTACAGCTAA
- a CDS encoding DUF819 family protein, translating into MRWTQDPIYVSGMLCIAVLLSVWLAKNKVGRTIGTPILVILICAVFANSGIIPTATSGHPIYNSVFMYLAPMGIFIALLDVDLKSVKNAGFPILLMFGIGALGTIIGVLVAWFLVQPAVEIGPLANAIAGMYTGTYIGGSINFNAVALAYQVNEHAELFAATTVVDNLIGTPWIVITLLLPRYLQKLFPRKKIMPPSGELGEIKTHEFISIGALAAIFGLSFLAMAFSKLLSLYFPVIPEIITLTTLALILAQFSFIQRIQGTHTIGFFIILLFLGVIGTLCDFKTLAGIGDLAGTFILFVSILMLVHGIVIYGLGGMLKIDWDVVTVASQANVGGNTTALAAAESLNRPDLLIPGILVGSLGNAVGTYAGFFIAGILG; encoded by the coding sequence ATGCGTTGGACACAGGACCCCATTTATGTGAGCGGGATGCTATGCATAGCTGTCTTACTATCTGTTTGGTTGGCTAAAAATAAAGTCGGGAGGACCATAGGTACTCCAATTTTGGTGATTTTGATCTGTGCAGTTTTTGCCAATTCAGGCATAATTCCCACTGCCACCTCGGGGCATCCGATTTATAATAGCGTATTTATGTATCTGGCACCCATGGGCATTTTTATTGCCTTATTGGATGTGGATTTGAAAAGTGTTAAAAATGCTGGTTTTCCCATTTTATTAATGTTTGGGATTGGAGCTTTAGGAACTATCATAGGGGTGTTAGTCGCTTGGTTTTTAGTGCAGCCAGCAGTAGAAATAGGTCCTTTGGCCAATGCCATTGCAGGAATGTATACCGGGACTTATATAGGTGGGAGTATTAATTTTAATGCGGTGGCTCTTGCCTATCAAGTAAATGAACATGCTGAATTATTTGCAGCTACGACGGTCGTAGATAATTTAATAGGCACACCTTGGATTGTAATTACCTTGCTTTTGCCTCGCTACCTTCAAAAACTTTTTCCCAGGAAAAAAATAATGCCGCCTAGTGGAGAGCTGGGGGAAATAAAAACTCATGAATTTATCTCGATAGGAGCTTTGGCAGCAATATTTGGATTATCCTTCTTAGCTATGGCCTTTTCTAAGCTCTTAAGTCTTTACTTCCCAGTAATTCCCGAGATTATTACCCTCACGACCTTGGCTTTAATTTTAGCCCAATTCTCTTTCATCCAAAGAATTCAAGGCACGCATACCATTGGCTTTTTTATAATCTTACTATTCTTAGGAGTGATTGGGACCCTATGTGATTTTAAAACACTTGCTGGGATAGGGGATCTTGCAGGAACGTTCATTTTATTCGTAAGTATTTTGATGCTGGTTCATGGGATAGTGATTTATGGTTTAGGAGGTATGTTAAAGATTGATTGGGATGTGGTGACCGTTGCATCCCAAGCAAATGTAGGAGGGAATACCACCGCTTTAGCGGCAGCAGAAAGTTTGAATAGACCTGATCTCTTAATCCCAGGAATTTTGGTGGGGAGTTTGGGAAATGCAGTTGGGACTTACGCAGGATTTTTTATAGCGGGGATATTGGGCTAA
- a CDS encoding VOC family protein, protein MKYIFQLAILLVVAVACTPGVTPPIASEISTSTYTPGRIVWHDLASPDPQVSADFYKAVFDWDAIPYGEGDKKVWIFKKGDIPVGLMAYYKTENNTGEWIGAISVQDVEFSTSKAKSQGAIILKKPMPVENRGMVSFIQDPQGAHVSFIKLSNGDPVIKPAGIGTFLGQELWSNDPQKSGDFYTTVVGYTKSTTKDGNIDYTVLKYDDRNCAGMLQNPSTGVRSHWVPYIRVADVNTTVEKAKNAGAKVLISPNADIRNGSVALLLDPTGAPLAVQVYNP, encoded by the coding sequence ATGAAATACATTTTTCAACTGGCAATTTTACTAGTTGTTGCGGTAGCTTGCACACCCGGTGTAACTCCTCCAATCGCTTCCGAAATTTCCACTTCTACCTATACCCCGGGTCGGATTGTCTGGCATGATTTAGCTTCCCCAGACCCGCAAGTATCAGCTGATTTTTACAAGGCTGTATTTGATTGGGATGCCATTCCTTATGGAGAGGGAGATAAAAAAGTATGGATTTTTAAAAAAGGTGACATCCCGGTTGGGCTGATGGCATACTATAAAACTGAAAATAATACAGGTGAATGGATCGGTGCAATTTCAGTCCAAGATGTAGAGTTCTCCACCAGTAAAGCCAAAAGCCAGGGTGCAATCATTTTGAAAAAACCAATGCCAGTAGAAAACAGAGGAATGGTTTCTTTCATCCAAGATCCTCAAGGTGCACACGTATCATTCATTAAATTATCCAATGGAGATCCTGTAATAAAACCGGCAGGCATAGGAACTTTTTTAGGACAGGAACTTTGGTCAAACGATCCTCAAAAATCTGGAGATTTTTATACCACTGTTGTAGGGTACACGAAATCCACCACTAAGGATGGGAACATTGATTACACCGTATTGAAATACGATGACCGTAATTGTGCAGGAATGCTCCAAAATCCATCCACGGGAGTACGATCGCACTGGGTACCTTACATACGAGTAGCGGATGTAAACACCACCGTTGAAAAGGCTAAAAATGCAGGCGCCAAAGTATTGATAAGCCCAAATGCTGATATCAGAAATGGATCCGTTGCTTTATTATTAGATCCAACAGGAGCTCCTCTTGCTGTTCAAGTTTATAACCCTTAA
- a CDS encoding nuclear transport factor 2 family protein, whose amino-acid sequence MKTLFTLALFLCCSFVFAQAEQEIATKVEALRLALIDPTEASLKALSSDKLSYGHSSGIIENQSEFIEALVTGASDFASATFKDQTIQIEKNVAIVRNILAADLVNGDQTNSIEIGVIMFWHKEKGKWKLLARQAYKLT is encoded by the coding sequence ATGAAAACCCTATTCACACTTGCACTTTTCTTGTGTTGTAGTTTTGTTTTTGCTCAAGCTGAACAAGAAATAGCCACAAAAGTAGAAGCCTTAAGACTAGCTCTCATTGATCCTACCGAAGCGAGCTTAAAAGCACTTAGTTCTGATAAACTTAGCTATGGACATTCTAGTGGAATAATCGAAAATCAATCTGAGTTTATTGAAGCATTAGTCACTGGAGCATCAGATTTCGCCTCAGCTACTTTTAAAGATCAAACCATACAGATTGAAAAAAATGTAGCAATCGTAAGAAATATACTGGCTGCTGATTTGGTGAATGGAGACCAAACCAATTCCATAGAAATCGGAGTGATCATGTTTTGGCATAAAGAAAAAGGCAAGTGGAAATTACTGGCTCGACAAGCCTATAAATTAACCTAA
- a CDS encoding RraA family protein: MLPIGKATAQNVGASPEYIKALTSQWKGERFPDGRPKVSDSILERLKNISIEEAWGVLRNKGFQNQYEGDWQIMLPNEAMTGRVVTAQYMPLRPDLEKQVKDQGVEKEGRSPKGGTNSWPIDVLVNGDVYVADGYGKIADGTLIGDNLGNAIFAKSQRGVVFNGSVRDQEGLSEIKGFNAWIKGQDPSYIQQMMLTSINTPIRIGRATVLPGDVVLAKKYGVIFIPAYLVEELVLTSEVTGLRDEFGHQRLREGKYLAGQIDSQWTEEIKKDFLDWLNNYPGKLPMTKEELDNYLKERNY, encoded by the coding sequence ATGCTTCCAATAGGAAAAGCAACTGCACAAAATGTTGGGGCTTCCCCTGAGTATATTAAAGCTTTAACTTCCCAATGGAAGGGTGAGCGATTTCCTGATGGTAGACCTAAAGTATCTGACTCTATTCTTGAACGATTAAAAAACATTTCGATCGAGGAAGCTTGGGGTGTTTTGAGAAACAAAGGATTTCAAAATCAATACGAAGGTGATTGGCAAATTATGCTTCCCAATGAGGCAATGACTGGACGGGTAGTAACAGCTCAATACATGCCTCTCAGACCTGACTTGGAAAAACAAGTGAAAGATCAAGGAGTGGAAAAGGAAGGTAGGTCCCCTAAAGGAGGGACAAATTCCTGGCCGATAGATGTACTTGTGAACGGAGATGTTTATGTGGCAGATGGGTATGGGAAAATTGCAGATGGGACTTTGATTGGGGACAATTTGGGAAATGCGATTTTTGCTAAATCTCAGAGAGGGGTGGTATTCAATGGTTCAGTCCGTGATCAGGAGGGCCTTTCGGAAATTAAAGGATTTAATGCCTGGATCAAAGGACAGGATCCCTCTTATATCCAACAAATGATGTTGACTTCCATTAATACCCCCATTAGGATTGGTCGTGCTACGGTGCTTCCAGGAGATGTGGTGTTGGCCAAAAAATATGGAGTGATTTTTATTCCTGCTTACCTGGTAGAGGAATTGGTCCTAACATCTGAAGTGACTGGGCTGAGAGATGAGTTTGGACATCAAAGGCTTCGGGAAGGGAAATACCTTGCTGGACAGATTGATAGCCAATGGACCGAGGAAATCAAAAAGGATTTTTTGGATTGGTTAAATAACTATCCAGGAAAACTCCCCATGACGAAAGAGGAATTAGACAATTACCTAAAAGAGAGGAATTACTAA
- a CDS encoding glycosyltransferase family 4 protein, with the protein MSKKVLIITYYWPPSGGSGVQRWLKFAKYLPEAGWEPVIFTPENPDFDLKDETLMDEVSPQLEVLKFPIWEPYQLLDKIRGKKKNHPGRLLEQKEKGWIEKAAIWLRANVMVPDPRVFWVKPSVKFLIDLVKSGQFQAIITTGPPHSMHLIGRDLKRKTGVFWLADFRDPWSQWEFLDKLPMKSMVRRKHAEMEKSVLKEADVITTISPTFQRDLNQLAQRKIKLLTNGFDPADIPERFQVEKKEPHRLNLVYSGIIDSIRNPMPLLNAMKEEFKSVSDQVSFTFVGKVSNHVQEQIEADSWLRKHVHYAGYVSHEEVFGFYEKADALVLILTNTKNAQGNIPGKLFEYLATNIPVIALGDPQGDASKILASVGAGEVIAHADHVEIQVRLRKLFESSGAFGSNASMDHYSRKNLSFQLAELLDESSLS; encoded by the coding sequence TGAAGCAGGGTGGGAACCAGTGATTTTTACACCTGAAAATCCTGATTTTGATCTAAAAGATGAGACTTTAATGGATGAGGTTTCTCCTCAACTGGAGGTTTTAAAATTCCCTATATGGGAGCCTTACCAGCTTTTGGATAAGATACGCGGTAAAAAAAAGAATCATCCAGGGAGGCTTTTGGAACAGAAAGAGAAAGGTTGGATTGAGAAAGCCGCTATCTGGTTAAGAGCGAATGTGATGGTGCCTGATCCAAGAGTGTTTTGGGTCAAACCCTCTGTTAAATTTTTAATTGACTTAGTCAAGTCAGGACAATTCCAAGCGATTATTACCACTGGCCCCCCGCATAGTATGCATTTAATTGGTCGGGATCTGAAGCGGAAAACAGGAGTGTTTTGGTTGGCTGATTTTCGTGACCCTTGGTCTCAATGGGAATTTTTGGATAAACTTCCGATGAAGTCAATGGTCCGAAGAAAACATGCTGAAATGGAAAAATCTGTGTTGAAAGAAGCAGATGTCATCACTACAATTTCTCCTACTTTTCAGCGAGACTTGAATCAGCTTGCGCAGAGAAAAATAAAATTGTTAACCAATGGATTTGATCCTGCCGATATCCCTGAACGATTTCAGGTGGAGAAAAAAGAGCCCCATCGATTAAACTTGGTCTATTCCGGAATTATAGATTCCATTCGAAATCCAATGCCGCTTCTGAATGCGATGAAAGAAGAATTCAAATCTGTTAGTGACCAGGTTTCATTCACTTTTGTGGGAAAGGTAAGTAACCATGTTCAAGAGCAAATTGAAGCGGATTCCTGGTTGAGAAAGCATGTGCATTATGCTGGATATGTTTCTCATGAGGAAGTGTTTGGCTTTTATGAAAAGGCTGACGCGCTGGTATTGATTTTGACCAATACAAAAAATGCACAGGGAAATATTCCTGGTAAATTATTTGAGTACTTAGCAACTAATATCCCCGTAATTGCATTGGGAGACCCCCAGGGAGATGCTTCCAAAATATTAGCTTCAGTAGGAGCGGGGGAAGTAATTGCACATGCGGACCATGTGGAGATTCAAGTAAGACTTCGGAAATTATTTGAATCTTCAGGAGCATTTGGTTCAAATGCTTCGATGGATCATTATTCCCGGAAAAATTTAAGTTTTCAACTAGCTGAATTGTTGGATGAAAGTTCCCTTTCCTGA
- a CDS encoding bile acid:sodium symporter family protein: protein MNPKITKSLSILSIALFVGAVGTSLFLGIEYASFLWIGFFFICALSFLGSEKLKGYAYSMMIFGSVALALYFPQYFLEYQGFKFSALIVPLIQVIMFGMGTSMSIKDFLGVVKMPKGVLIGVLCQFSIMPFIGFTLAKLSGFPPEIAAGMILIGCSPSGMASNVMSFLAKANLALSITVTSITTLLAPFVTPFLMGWLAGEFVAIDVVDMMFSIVKMVIIPIGAGLLFNYFLRGKSKWLDDLMPIISMAAIALILVVIVAAGRDSLLDIGPILIVMVIFHNLAGYLLGYWSSRLFKLSERDCRTIAIEVGMQNGGLASGIAKEMGKIATVGLAPAVFGPFMNVSGSILASYWHKKPIPDESSST, encoded by the coding sequence TTGAACCCTAAAATCACTAAATCTCTTTCAATTCTTTCAATCGCACTATTTGTTGGGGCAGTTGGAACCAGCTTGTTTCTTGGAATTGAATATGCAAGCTTTTTATGGATCGGCTTTTTCTTTATTTGTGCACTTTCATTTTTGGGAAGTGAAAAATTAAAGGGATATGCCTATTCCATGATGATCTTTGGCTCAGTAGCACTAGCGCTCTATTTTCCCCAATATTTCCTGGAATATCAAGGGTTCAAATTTAGCGCCTTGATCGTGCCTTTGATTCAGGTCATTATGTTTGGGATGGGGACTTCCATGAGCATTAAAGATTTTTTGGGAGTAGTAAAAATGCCCAAAGGGGTACTGATTGGGGTATTATGCCAATTTTCCATTATGCCTTTCATAGGCTTTACGCTCGCTAAATTAAGTGGATTCCCCCCGGAAATCGCAGCAGGAATGATTCTAATTGGCTGTTCTCCGAGTGGTATGGCTTCCAACGTAATGAGTTTTTTAGCGAAAGCAAATTTAGCTCTTTCGATTACCGTCACATCAATTACTACCCTATTAGCTCCATTTGTAACTCCCTTCCTGATGGGGTGGTTGGCAGGAGAGTTTGTAGCAATTGATGTAGTAGATATGATGTTCAGTATTGTAAAAATGGTGATAATCCCCATTGGTGCTGGACTGCTCTTCAATTATTTTCTTCGTGGTAAATCCAAATGGTTGGATGATTTGATGCCAATTATTTCTATGGCTGCCATTGCGTTGATTTTAGTGGTTATTGTGGCTGCTGGAAGAGATAGTTTATTGGATATTGGGCCAATACTGATAGTGATGGTCATATTCCATAACCTTGCAGGATATCTATTGGGGTATTGGTCAAGCCGTTTGTTCAAACTAAGTGAACGGGATTGCAGAACGATTGCCATTGAAGTGGGAATGCAAAATGGTGGACTTGCCTCTGGAATTGCCAAAGAAATGGGGAAAATAGCCACCGTAGGCCTAGCTCCGGCGGTATTTGGGCCATTTATGAATGTGAGTGGTTCCATTCTCGCGTCCTATTGGCATAAAAAACCGATTCCAGATGAAAGTTCATCTACCTAA